The proteins below come from a single Nitrospirota bacterium genomic window:
- a CDS encoding cytidylate kinase family protein produces the protein MAILTISREFGSGGREIGLAVAKALNYEYINKERILADIRATGKDWETYGKNLDEHCPTIWEKYDWSFRGFNALLQSLILHYALNDKVVIMGRGGNFLLKDIPYALRVRVTAPIEQRVERILKRESMDKDTAHWLIEKTDKERACFIHLIYGKHWDSPEEYDMVLDGGSKTLDELTAIVKEALLDRDKFKTEEAMNILRMKSLAAKIKAELLTDPSFFIPTLDVIYDGKEIVLRGVIHNPKEHKRIEEKAKQLAGEVSIKCELHYRT, from the coding sequence ATGGCAATCTTGACCATATCAAGAGAGTTTGGAAGCGGCGGCAGAGAGATAGGCCTGGCAGTAGCTAAAGCTTTGAACTATGAATACATTAATAAAGAACGAATTCTCGCTGACATACGCGCTACGGGAAAAGATTGGGAAACATACGGCAAAAACCTTGATGAACACTGCCCTACCATTTGGGAAAAATATGACTGGTCGTTCAGGGGTTTCAATGCCCTGCTCCAGAGTCTTATACTGCATTATGCGCTTAACGACAAAGTGGTAATTATGGGAAGAGGCGGAAACTTTCTGCTGAAAGATATCCCTTATGCGCTCAGAGTCCGTGTTACAGCGCCTATTGAACAGAGAGTTGAAAGAATCTTGAAAAGAGAATCAATGGATAAAGACACTGCACACTGGCTTATTGAAAAAACGGATAAAGAAAGGGCATGTTTCATCCATTTGATATACGGTAAGCACTGGGACAGCCCTGAAGAATATGACATGGTGCTGGATGGAGGCTCAAAGACTCTTGATGAACTTACAGCTATCGTTAAAGAAGCACTGCTGGACAGAGACAAGTTTAAGACAGAGGAGGCAATGAATATCCTCAGGATGAAGTCTCTTGCAGCAAAAATCAAGGCAGAACTGCTTACCGACCCATCGTTCTTTATCCCCACACTGGACGTTATTTATGACGGTAAAGAGATTGTCCTCCGCGGCGTTATACACAATCCTAAAGAACACAAGCGTATTGAAGAAAAGGCAAAACAGCTTGCAGGAGAAGTATCTATAAAATGCGAGTTGCATTACAGGACATAA
- a CDS encoding KUP/HAK/KT family potassium transporter, which produces MEKQSQIKGIIRSLGLVFGDIGTSPIYTITVVFLLMKPTHDNVIGVLSLIVWTLLTLVTVQYAWLAMSLSRRGEGGTIVLKEILTSLLSSKRSAGIVLMISIVGISLLIGDSVITPAISILSAVEGSLLIPGLGGLSKTTLVIIAAIIAIILFVFQSKGTEKIAGAFGPIMVLWFASLAFIGIVFIFEAPEVLKALNPYWGLKFLSENGISGFIALGEIILCATGGEALYADMGHLGGKPIRQAWCGVFAALVLNYLGQGAFLLKHPEAKNILFEMVFHQAGLVYIPFLLLSITATVIASQAMISGMFSIVYQGINTRLMPMFKVDYTSIERRSQIYLGSVNWFLLISVLFIMFEFQESSSLAAAYGLAVTGTMSLTGIIMTWIFYLNKKPLLSFISLIITLIDMSYLIANFYKIPHGGYWSLILASIPLAMIILYTKGQKRLYRNMNFMPLEEFLHKFTRVYETTEKIKGTALFLIRDAKEIPFYITQTMFYHGIMYEDNIFVSIIKRDDPFGVTGFFKEDVAKGLRVFEIQMGYMEVVDIEEILREAGVEERSVFYGVEEITTSNPIWKAFYFIKRNTSTFIRFYQFPPKKLHGVLTKVEL; this is translated from the coding sequence ATGGAAAAACAATCACAGATAAAGGGCATAATCAGGTCTCTCGGTCTTGTCTTCGGCGACATCGGCACAAGTCCGATATATACAATTACAGTCGTATTTCTCCTCATGAAACCCACGCATGACAATGTTATCGGCGTCCTGTCTTTGATAGTCTGGACACTTTTAACCCTTGTCACAGTGCAGTATGCCTGGCTTGCCATGAGCCTGAGCAGAAGAGGCGAAGGCGGCACAATAGTTTTAAAAGAGATACTGACATCTCTTCTTTCCTCTAAAAGAAGTGCAGGCATTGTCCTTATGATTTCAATCGTAGGGATTTCTCTTCTTATCGGAGACAGCGTAATCACGCCTGCGATAAGCATACTGAGCGCTGTTGAGGGTTCTCTCCTCATCCCCGGGCTTGGAGGGCTTTCAAAAACAACACTTGTCATCATTGCAGCAATAATCGCAATAATATTATTCGTATTCCAGAGCAAAGGGACAGAGAAAATTGCAGGCGCATTCGGGCCTATAATGGTTTTATGGTTTGCGTCTCTTGCTTTTATTGGAATCGTATTTATCTTTGAAGCTCCGGAGGTTTTAAAGGCATTAAATCCATACTGGGGATTGAAATTCCTTTCGGAAAACGGGATAAGCGGATTTATAGCCCTCGGAGAGATAATCCTGTGCGCAACAGGCGGAGAGGCTTTATACGCAGACATGGGGCATCTTGGCGGCAAACCCATAAGGCAGGCATGGTGTGGAGTCTTTGCTGCATTAGTCCTGAATTATTTAGGACAGGGCGCATTCCTGTTAAAGCATCCGGAGGCAAAGAACATACTCTTTGAGATGGTATTTCACCAGGCAGGTTTAGTCTATATCCCATTCCTTCTATTGAGCATCACCGCAACAGTAATTGCATCTCAGGCAATGATAAGCGGAATGTTCTCAATAGTCTATCAGGGGATAAACACGAGACTGATGCCCATGTTCAAAGTGGACTACACATCCATTGAGAGAAGGTCACAGATATACTTAGGTTCTGTAAACTGGTTCCTTCTTATTTCAGTGCTTTTCATAATGTTTGAATTCCAGGAATCAAGCAGCCTTGCTGCCGCCTATGGTCTTGCCGTCACAGGTACCATGTCACTCACCGGCATAATAATGACATGGATATTCTACCTCAACAAAAAACCACTGCTCTCATTTATCTCTCTTATTATCACCCTCATAGATATGTCATATCTCATTGCAAACTTCTATAAGATACCTCACGGCGGTTACTGGTCTCTGATACTTGCCTCTATTCCGCTTGCCATGATAATACTTTATACAAAAGGGCAGAAAAGGCTTTACAGGAATATGAACTTCATGCCGTTAGAAGAATTCCTCCACAAATTCACCAGAGTATACGAGACTACAGAAAAGATTAAAGGTACAGCATTATTTCTTATAAGAGATGCAAAGGAAATTCCCTTCTATATAACACAAACAATGTTCTATCACGGCATCATGTATGAAGATAATATATTTGTATCCATAATCAAGAGAGACGACCCTTTCGGCGTTACAGGTTTCTTTAAAGAAGACGTCGCAAAAGGCCTTAGGGTGTTTGAGATACAGATGGGATATATGGAGGTGGTTGACATAGAGGAGATATTAAGAGAAGCAGGCGTAGAGGAGAGGTCTGTCTTTTACGGCGTTGAAGAAATAACAACAAGCAATCCAATCTGGAAGGCATTCTATTTCATCAAGAGAAATACTTCAACGTTTATTCGTTTCTACCAGTTTCCGCCAAAAAAACTTCACGGCGTTCTTACAAAGGTGGAGTTATAG
- a CDS encoding cobyrinate a,c-diamide synthase, which produces MKSKYPRIIIAGLKGGSGKTTLSLGLIAAFRKKGMKVIPFKKGPDYIDGGWLSTAAGSPCYNLDTFLISESRIIPSFVNHAKSADIAVIEGNRGFYDGMDEQGTHSTAELAKRLKSPVLLIVDCTKATRTIAAIISGIQKFDTGVEIKGVILNYIAGSRHESIIRNSIEKYCNIPVLGAFPRMKEENFPERHMGLVPFQEHIGAQQAIDKALEITEKYIDVDTVLKIAKEACQLEVSGQRSAVSNQQLKNPPLPPFAKGGMGGLRIGVIRDSAFQFYYPENFEELEAMGAEIIGISSLKERLLPDIDALYIGGGFPETHAIALAENSDFRDSLKKAIEKGLPVYAECGGLMYLGESLVIDGRTYPMTGIFPFSFSLEKKPQAHGYSIAEVQKANPFYPEGAVLKGHEFHYSRVINSEAASEFNAGNIYFAFRMKRGEGIINKMDGLCYKNVLATYTHTHALGTPEWTSGMIKKAAEHKKNRS; this is translated from the coding sequence ATGAAATCAAAATATCCAAGAATTATTATTGCGGGTTTGAAAGGCGGCTCGGGCAAGACAACTCTTTCACTGGGGCTGATAGCTGCATTCAGAAAGAAAGGCATGAAAGTTATCCCTTTCAAAAAGGGCCCTGATTATATTGATGGCGGCTGGCTTTCAACGGCAGCGGGAAGCCCATGCTATAACCTTGATACATTTCTAATCAGCGAATCGCGGATTATCCCTTCGTTTGTGAATCATGCGAAATCTGCTGATATCGCTGTTATAGAGGGCAACAGGGGATTTTATGACGGGATGGACGAGCAAGGCACTCACAGCACAGCAGAGCTTGCAAAGAGGCTTAAATCGCCTGTCCTGCTTATCGTTGACTGCACAAAGGCAACAAGGACGATTGCGGCGATAATATCAGGCATTCAGAAGTTTGATACAGGTGTTGAAATAAAGGGCGTTATCCTGAACTATATCGCAGGAAGCAGGCATGAATCCATCATCAGGAACTCCATAGAGAAATACTGCAATATTCCTGTCCTTGGAGCATTTCCCAGAATGAAGGAAGAAAATTTTCCTGAGAGGCATATGGGGCTTGTGCCTTTTCAGGAACATATAGGGGCGCAGCAGGCGATTGATAAAGCGCTTGAGATAACTGAGAAATACATTGATGTTGATACAGTTTTAAAGATTGCAAAAGAGGCATGTCAGCTTGAAGTCAGCGGTCAGCGGTCAGCGGTCAGCAATCAGCAATTAAAAAATCCCCCCTTGCCCCCCTTTGCTAAAGGGGGGATGGGGGGATTGCGGATTGGCGTTATACGGGATTCTGCTTTTCAGTTTTATTATCCTGAAAACTTTGAAGAGCTTGAAGCAATGGGAGCAGAAATAATAGGAATAAGCTCATTGAAGGAAAGATTGCTTCCTGATATTGATGCGCTTTATATCGGCGGAGGGTTTCCCGAGACACATGCAATAGCCCTTGCTGAAAACAGTGATTTCAGAGATTCCCTGAAGAAAGCCATTGAAAAAGGGCTTCCTGTTTATGCTGAATGCGGAGGGCTGATGTATTTAGGCGAATCCCTGGTTATAGACGGCAGGACATATCCAATGACAGGAATTTTCCCATTCAGTTTTTCTCTTGAGAAGAAACCGCAGGCTCACGGGTATTCAATAGCAGAGGTGCAGAAAGCCAATCCCTTTTATCCGGAGGGCGCTGTGCTCAAAGGGCATGAGTTCCATTATTCCCGCGTCATTAACTCGGAAGCAGCCTCAGAATTCAATGCAGGGAATATCTATTTTGCCTTCAGAATGAAGCGTGGCGAAGGGATAATCAACAAAATGGACGGCCTGTGTTATAAAAATGTCCTCGCAACGTATACGCATACCCACGCCCTCGGAACGCCAGAGTGGACAAGCGGGATGATTAAAAAAGCAGCAGAACACAAAAAGAACCGCAGTTAA
- the dsrB gene encoding dissimilatory-type sulfite reductase subunit beta, translating into MALPQRKTDIGPPNYKQFLPPVIQKNYGKWKYHEVLTPGTMVHVGESGDKLWTVRVASPRLLSTATIREQCDMAEKYCDGYLRYTTRNNVEFLVSEEKKLEPLKKELKDRGFKMGGIGPHITNVVHTQGWVHCHSACTDASGLVKAMMDELYGYFESKKLPNKVRLAVACCVNMCGAVHCSDIAVVAVHTKVPTIAHDNFKNMCELPTVIGSCPTRAISPDPAKKSVKINAEKCMYCGNCFTVCPPISIKDPERDGVAIVVGGKVNSLRSNPKFSKLVIPYISNEPPRWPKAVAAIKHIIEVYAKNARKHERVGEWIERIGWERFFSLTGIEFTFQSIDDFTFMRDTMRTSATFKW; encoded by the coding sequence ATGGCATTACCACAGAGAAAAACAGACATCGGGCCGCCTAATTATAAACAGTTCTTGCCGCCTGTTATACAGAAGAATTACGGCAAGTGGAAATACCATGAGGTCCTGACTCCGGGGACAATGGTTCATGTTGGAGAGAGCGGAGACAAGCTCTGGACAGTCAGGGTTGCATCTCCGAGGCTTTTGTCCACTGCGACAATCCGTGAGCAGTGCGATATGGCAGAAAAGTATTGCGACGGATACCTAAGGTACACAACAAGAAACAATGTGGAATTCCTCGTCTCAGAGGAGAAGAAACTTGAGCCGCTGAAGAAGGAGCTTAAAGACAGAGGCTTCAAGATGGGCGGAATCGGTCCTCACATCACAAATGTTGTCCATACACAGGGATGGGTTCACTGCCACAGCGCATGTACAGACGCATCAGGCCTTGTTAAGGCAATGATGGATGAACTCTATGGGTATTTTGAATCAAAGAAGCTTCCTAACAAGGTAAGGCTTGCAGTTGCATGCTGCGTTAACATGTGCGGCGCTGTTCACTGCTCAGACATAGCTGTTGTTGCAGTTCATACAAAGGTTCCTACAATTGCCCACGACAACTTCAAGAATATGTGCGAACTCCCGACTGTTATCGGGTCCTGTCCGACGCGCGCTATCAGCCCTGATCCTGCAAAGAAAAGCGTTAAGATTAACGCTGAAAAGTGTATGTACTGCGGAAACTGTTTTACAGTCTGTCCGCCAATCAGCATCAAAGACCCTGAGCGCGACGGAGTTGCAATAGTTGTCGGAGGGAAGGTAAACAGCCTTAGAAGCAATCCGAAGTTCTCAAAGCTCGTTATTCCTTACATCTCAAACGAGCCGCCGAGATGGCCTAAAGCTGTTGCAGCAATAAAACATATTATTGAAGTATACGCCAAGAATGCGAGGAAGCATGAGAGGGTTGGAGAGTGGATAGAGAGGATAGGCTGGGAGAGATTCTTCTCTCTTACAGGCATTGAGTTCACATTCCAGTCAATTGACGACTTTACATTCATGCGCGATACAATGAGGACATCAGCAACATTCAAGTGGTAA
- a CDS encoding CDP-alcohol phosphatidyltransferase family protein gives MIGAKLGHFLDAPLSPILKRIRIHPNIFTIAGFIITAIAALVIPYNIKLGGLLILIGGLLDMLDGISARVNNKVTKFGAFLDSVLDRYSDAFLFLSVAWYLASKGEHNAAFLSLGTLVGAFLISYARARAEGLGEECKTGIMERPERIILLIFALLTGWFTPILLVMFVLTHVTVFQRIYHVRKVMKIKS, from the coding sequence ATGATTGGCGCCAAACTCGGCCATTTCTTAGACGCTCCTCTCAGCCCAATCCTCAAAAGAATCAGAATCCATCCAAATATTTTTACGATAGCAGGTTTTATAATCACAGCCATTGCCGCTTTAGTTATCCCTTATAACATAAAGCTCGGAGGCTTGCTTATTCTCATCGGCGGATTGCTTGACATGCTTGACGGAATTTCTGCGAGGGTGAACAATAAAGTTACAAAGTTTGGAGCTTTTCTTGATTCAGTGCTTGACAGATATTCAGATGCGTTTCTCTTTCTTTCTGTTGCATGGTATCTTGCTTCAAAAGGTGAGCATAACGCTGCCTTCCTCAGCCTTGGCACATTGGTTGGCGCATTTTTAATCAGCTATGCAAGGGCAAGGGCAGAGGGGTTAGGGGAAGAGTGCAAGACAGGCATCATGGAAAGACCGGAGAGGATAATCCTTCTGATATTCGCTTTGCTGACCGGATGGTTTACGCCGATTCTCTTGGTAATGTTTGTCCTTACGCATGTGACGGTTTTTCAGAGGATTTATCATGTGCGGAAGGTGATGAAAATTAAGAGTTGA
- a CDS encoding phage holin family protein, protein MTKIFITWLINTIAIMLAIKFVPGITFSGEWWGILLTGVVFGIVNTFIRPLVKFFTLPLLIFSLGLFTFVINAAMLGVTSWVSERMHLGFHVDGFKPAFIGAFLISIVSMALSCLVHPVTPRPEGREN, encoded by the coding sequence ATGACCAAAATTTTCATAACATGGCTCATAAACACAATAGCGATAATGCTTGCTATTAAATTCGTTCCGGGAATTACCTTTTCCGGTGAATGGTGGGGTATTCTGCTCACAGGCGTTGTCTTCGGCATTGTGAATACATTCATACGCCCTCTCGTTAAGTTCTTTACCCTGCCGCTTCTTATATTCTCACTTGGACTCTTTACATTTGTGATAAATGCCGCAATGCTCGGCGTCACTTCATGGGTATCGGAAAGAATGCATCTGGGTTTTCACGTTGATGGTTTTAAGCCTGCTTTCATAGGAGCGTTTCTAATCAGCATCGTAAGCATGGCGCTCTCTTGCCTCGTTCACCCCGTTACTCCCCGCCCTGAAGGGCGAGAGAATTAA
- a CDS encoding TerC family protein produces MDLGILGKITFDLNFLSALFSIVIIDLILAGDNAIVIAMAVRSLPTEQRKKGIFFGAGAAVLLRVIATFFVSQLLTISFIKLIGGILITWIAVKLFMEGVPEDKMDKEATTIAQAIKIIVIADITMATDNMLAVGGASHGNLFLLIFGLGLSVPLVVFTSNLLSILMDKYPIIIYIGAAVLGKVGGEMIITDPFTVNMLNPSNLFIYSTEAVFAVGVIITGKLWMKWKISKAEKEEHVHETD; encoded by the coding sequence TTGGACTTAGGGATACTTGGAAAAATAACCTTTGACCTTAATTTTCTGTCTGCCCTTTTCAGTATTGTAATAATTGACCTTATACTTGCAGGAGACAATGCTATTGTTATTGCTATGGCTGTCAGGTCTCTGCCTACGGAGCAGAGAAAAAAAGGAATTTTTTTTGGTGCGGGCGCTGCTGTCTTATTGAGAGTTATCGCTACCTTTTTCGTTTCTCAACTTCTTACTATCAGTTTTATAAAACTTATCGGAGGTATATTAATCACATGGATTGCGGTAAAGCTTTTCATGGAAGGAGTGCCGGAAGATAAAATGGATAAAGAAGCGACAACAATTGCACAGGCTATTAAAATAATAGTCATTGCGGACATTACAATGGCTACTGATAATATGCTTGCAGTTGGGGGCGCCTCTCATGGTAATTTGTTTCTCCTCATTTTTGGACTCGGACTGAGCGTGCCTCTCGTTGTCTTTACAAGCAATTTATTGTCAATACTGATGGACAAATATCCCATTATTATTTATATAGGCGCAGCAGTGCTCGGCAAAGTCGGCGGAGAAATGATAATCACAGATCCGTTTACTGTGAATATGCTTAACCCGAGCAATTTGTTTATATATTCCACCGAAGCTGTTTTTGCTGTTGGCGTTATTATTACCGGAAAGCTATGGATGAAATGGAAAATTTCAAAAGCTGAAAAAGAGGAACATGTTCATGAGACAGATTAA
- a CDS encoding MerR family transcriptional regulator — MYKPSVKRVEARNPIPDKLFYKIGEVSRIAEIEPYVLRYWETEFAFLKPRKNKSGQRVYVKKDLELILEIKRLLYQERYTIEGVRKRFGENTSYVRHAAESKAADTPPADKILGHVRKRLKEILSSF, encoded by the coding sequence ATGTATAAACCTTCTGTTAAAAGAGTTGAAGCCCGGAATCCTATTCCGGATAAGCTCTTTTATAAGATAGGAGAGGTAAGCAGGATTGCGGAGATTGAGCCTTATGTGCTGAGATACTGGGAGACCGAATTTGCTTTTTTAAAACCGAGAAAGAATAAGTCCGGCCAGAGGGTATATGTTAAAAAAGACCTTGAACTTATTCTGGAGATAAAAAGGCTTCTTTATCAGGAGAGATACACTATTGAAGGCGTCAGGAAAAGGTTTGGAGAAAACACCTCCTATGTCAGGCATGCCGCAGAGTCTAAAGCGGCTGATACCCCGCCGGCGGATAAAATCCTGGGGCATGTAAGGAAAAGGCTCAAGGAAATACTAAGTAGTTTTTAG
- a CDS encoding inositol-3-phosphate synthase produces the protein MKGKIRIAIAGVGNCASSLIQGIGYYKGLGDRHPDKSLGLMHYNLGGYKPADMDIVAAFDIDRRKVGRALEEAVFAEPNCTKVFNKKLNDYPVIVKMGEILDGISQHMKDYPEKRRFLAADKKPCDVARVLKQSGAEMLLNYLPVGSEKATAFYAEACLKTGVSLVNCVPVFIASSRSWAKRFEERNIPIIGDDVKSQIGATIIHRMLTKLFIDRGVKVDNTYQLNVGGNTDFLNMLNHTRLKSKKISKTEAVQSQLTNPLNADNIHIGPSDYIPWLNDNKVCFLRMEGRGFGNIPVNFELRLSVEDSPNSAGVVIDAIRCCKIARDRKTGGALVSPSAYFMKHPMKQFSDEQARNMLEEFIAGKRDR, from the coding sequence ATGAAAGGTAAGATACGCATTGCGATTGCCGGAGTCGGAAACTGTGCAAGCTCTCTGATACAGGGGATTGGATATTATAAAGGATTGGGGGACAGGCATCCTGACAAGTCGTTGGGCTTGATGCATTATAACCTCGGAGGATACAAGCCTGCAGATATGGACATAGTTGCCGCATTTGACATTGACAGGAGAAAAGTTGGCAGAGCGCTGGAAGAGGCTGTGTTTGCGGAGCCAAATTGCACAAAGGTATTCAATAAGAAGCTCAATGATTATCCTGTCATTGTTAAGATGGGAGAAATACTGGACGGGATATCGCAGCACATGAAAGATTATCCTGAGAAACGAAGATTTCTTGCTGCGGATAAAAAACCGTGTGATGTCGCAAGAGTTTTAAAGCAGAGCGGAGCAGAGATGCTCTTAAACTATCTGCCTGTAGGCTCTGAGAAGGCAACTGCCTTTTATGCAGAGGCGTGCCTGAAAACCGGCGTGAGTTTAGTTAACTGTGTGCCTGTCTTTATAGCATCCAGCAGGTCGTGGGCAAAGCGCTTTGAAGAAAGGAACATCCCAATTATAGGAGATGACGTCAAGAGCCAGATAGGCGCAACAATAATACACAGGATGCTTACAAAGCTGTTCATTGACAGGGGCGTTAAGGTTGACAATACATATCAGTTGAATGTCGGCGGCAATACCGATTTTCTGAATATGCTGAATCATACAAGGCTGAAATCCAAGAAGATATCAAAGACAGAGGCTGTTCAGTCGCAGCTTACCAATCCCCTTAATGCGGATAATATTCATATAGGCCCCTCTGATTATATCCCATGGCTGAATGATAACAAGGTCTGCTTTTTAAGGATGGAAGGGAGGGGTTTCGGAAATATCCCTGTTAATTTTGAACTAAGGCTTTCTGTTGAAGATTCTCCAAACAGCGCAGGCGTTGTCATAGACGCCATAAGGTGCTGTAAGATTGCGCGTGACAGAAAGACAGGCGGTGCGCTTGTTTCTCCATCGGCGTATTTCATGAAGCATCCGATGAAGCAATTCTCCGACGAACAGGCGCGCAATATGCTGGAAGAATTTATTGCCGGAAAAAGAGATAGATGA
- a CDS encoding menaquinone biosynthesis decarboxylase, with protein sequence MAYTDLRNFINLLEKRGLLHRIKAEVDPLLEISEITDRMSKSPDGGKALLFENVKGSSFPVAANLFGSFERMCLALEVSKLDDIAKRIEDLLNQAPPKTFLEKIAMLPKLIELSKYLPKYVKSAPCQEVIEKDNPDLSKFPIIKCWPHDGQAEDEGRFITLPMVFTKDPETERPNCGMYRIHIYDKKTTGMHWHIHKDGARHYEKYKKSGTRMPAAIAVGGDPAVIYSASAPLPEAIDEMLFAGFLRKAPVEMVKCLTSDIQVPANSEMVIEGYLEPGETRIEGPFGDHTGFYSPAEPYPVFHVTCITHRKDMIYPATLVGKPPMEDCYMGKATERIFLPLLRLDFPEIKDINLPMEGVFHNFALISIKKSYPGHAKKIIHGLWGKGQMMFAKLLIVVDDDVDVQNLSYTAWRVLNNVDWRRDVVLSEGPLDALDHAANWPRYGAKMGIDATRKTREEGMMRDWPEEIHMTEEIKKLVDRRWKEYGF encoded by the coding sequence ATGGCATACACTGACCTGAGGAATTTTATAAATCTTCTTGAAAAAAGGGGACTTTTGCACCGCATAAAGGCAGAAGTTGACCCCTTGCTTGAGATATCCGAGATTACAGACAGGATGTCGAAGAGTCCAGACGGCGGAAAGGCATTGCTGTTTGAAAATGTAAAAGGCTCTTCTTTTCCTGTTGCCGCAAACCTCTTCGGCTCATTTGAAAGGATGTGCCTCGCACTTGAAGTAAGCAAGCTTGATGACATAGCAAAGCGTATAGAGGACTTGCTTAATCAAGCGCCTCCAAAGACATTTCTTGAAAAAATTGCAATGCTTCCGAAGCTGATTGAGCTTTCAAAATATCTTCCTAAATATGTTAAAAGCGCGCCATGTCAGGAGGTCATAGAAAAAGACAACCCCGACCTTTCAAAATTTCCAATAATAAAATGCTGGCCTCATGACGGGCAGGCAGAAGACGAAGGAAGATTCATTACGCTTCCGATGGTCTTCACAAAAGACCCTGAGACAGAAAGACCCAACTGCGGGATGTACCGCATCCATATATACGATAAGAAAACAACAGGGATGCACTGGCATATACATAAGGACGGAGCACGGCATTATGAAAAATACAAAAAATCAGGCACGCGTATGCCTGCCGCAATTGCCGTTGGAGGCGACCCTGCTGTAATTTATTCTGCAAGCGCGCCTTTGCCGGAGGCTATAGACGAGATGCTCTTTGCAGGTTTTCTGAGAAAGGCTCCGGTAGAAATGGTGAAGTGCTTAACAAGTGATATTCAAGTCCCTGCAAACAGCGAGATGGTAATTGAAGGCTATCTTGAACCCGGAGAGACACGCATCGAGGGGCCCTTCGGAGACCACACAGGTTTTTACTCTCCTGCAGAACCCTACCCTGTCTTTCATGTGACATGTATCACGCACAGGAAAGACATGATATACCCTGCAACGCTTGTAGGGAAACCTCCGATGGAAGACTGCTATATGGGAAAGGCAACAGAGCGGATATTTCTTCCATTACTAAGGCTGGATTTCCCTGAGATAAAAGACATAAATCTTCCGATGGAAGGCGTATTCCATAACTTCGCCCTTATATCCATAAAAAAGAGTTATCCGGGCCATGCAAAAAAGATAATACATGGGTTATGGGGAAAGGGACAGATGATGTTTGCAAAATTACTGATTGTTGTTGATGACGACGTTGATGTTCAGAACCTGTCATATACGGCATGGAGAGTGCTTAACAATGTTGACTGGAGGAGGGATGTTGTGCTTTCAGAAGGCCCCCTGGATGCGCTTGACCATGCTGCAAACTGGCCAAGATACGGGGCAAAGATGGGCATAGATGCAACAAGGAAGACGCGTGAAGAGGGGATGATGCGTGACTGGCCCGAAGAGATTCATATGACGGAAGAAATTAAGAAACTTGTTGATAGAAGATGGAAAGAGTATGGATTTTAA
- a CDS encoding integration host factor subunit alpha yields the protein MTKADIADSIFEKVGLSKKEAQDIIEIIFDTLKQTFKEGESVKVSGFGTFHVRKKAARRGRNPKTGEDLEISPRKVITFRASNKLKLIIE from the coding sequence ATGACAAAAGCTGACATTGCAGATTCGATATTTGAAAAGGTAGGCCTCTCTAAAAAAGAGGCGCAGGACATAATTGAAATAATATTTGACACACTCAAGCAGACGTTTAAAGAAGGCGAGTCTGTTAAGGTTTCAGGTTTTGGGACTTTCCATGTCCGGAAGAAGGCTGCAAGGAGGGGAAGAAATCCTAAAACCGGCGAAGACCTTGAGATATCGCCGCGCAAGGTAATTACCTTCAGGGCCAGCAACAAGTTAAAGTTAATAATAGAGTAA